A window from Candidatus Nitrospira neomarina encodes these proteins:
- a CDS encoding class GN sortase gives MDATTSRTNVTPHTSRVLAGVLLVLGVWLIEQGLWISVKAIAAQWFLQQAWAQTLKTQQPAKPWPWADTWPVGRLLVPRHGIDQIILADASGRSLAFGPGQVGHGAFPDGTQLLILSGHRDTHFSFLRKVQPGEFMIVHTVQGNRLAYRVEDTTILNSRTDQLFNNPSDDSLILITCYPFDAVLPGGPLRYVVRAEQVPSEVLSSTASQ, from the coding sequence ATGGACGCGACAACAAGCCGCACGAATGTGACACCCCATACGAGTCGGGTGTTGGCTGGCGTGTTGTTGGTTCTGGGAGTCTGGTTAATCGAACAGGGACTGTGGATTTCCGTGAAGGCCATTGCCGCCCAATGGTTCTTGCAACAGGCCTGGGCACAGACTCTTAAGACACAACAGCCCGCTAAGCCCTGGCCGTGGGCGGATACCTGGCCGGTCGGACGATTGCTCGTTCCGCGACACGGCATCGACCAGATCATCCTGGCCGATGCCAGTGGACGATCGTTAGCGTTCGGGCCGGGGCAGGTCGGGCATGGCGCTTTTCCTGACGGAACTCAGTTATTGATCCTGAGCGGTCACCGGGACACACATTTCTCTTTCTTGCGGAAGGTGCAACCGGGAGAGTTCATGATTGTGCACACCGTTCAGGGAAATCGGCTCGCGTATAGAGTGGAAGACACCACAATTTTGAATAGTCGAACGGATCAACTATTCAATAATCCATCCGATGACAGCCTGATCCTCATCACCTGTTACCCCTTCGATGCGGTTCTGCCCGGAGGACCGTTGCGGTATGTGGTCAGGGCAGAACAGGTACCTTCAGAAGTCCTGTCGTCAACAGCGAGTCAATAA
- a CDS encoding ATP-grasp domain-containing protein has protein sequence MSKHIFVVGLDEFNLALLTPIGQKKSLTFHPLSRAHEVKRRESYHPEKLLQEAERILDSFPGTVDAIVGYWDFPTTCLVPLLNQKRGMPGPSMTSVLKCEHKYWSRLEQRQVLTDIPEFCAVNPFEPDAQSQVTLAYPFWIKPVKAFASQLGYRIHDDREFQEKVEIIRQGIHKFAKPFNFFLNHITLPPSVAGIGGDYCIAEALVSGRQCTLEGYVYKNQVEVYGVIDSIRESNRSTFSRYQYPSHLPQEVQTRMKAAAQAIMLHLGYDQAPFNMEFFYDESNDRLWLLEINPRISQSHCEIFRKVDGASHFEVMIDLALGKKPEFPHRQGEFGCAAKIFLRKHEDAVVKRVPNDEQITRLNEQFPDALVNIHVKEGMRLSELTNQESYSYELGYIFLGAKNEQDLLEKYHQCLDYLPFEYSS, from the coding sequence ATGTCAAAACATATTTTTGTTGTCGGCCTCGATGAGTTCAACCTGGCGTTGCTCACACCGATTGGCCAAAAAAAGTCACTAACCTTTCATCCTCTCTCACGGGCTCATGAGGTGAAACGGCGCGAGAGTTATCACCCGGAAAAATTGTTGCAGGAAGCTGAGCGCATTCTTGACTCGTTTCCGGGGACCGTTGATGCGATTGTAGGATATTGGGATTTCCCCACCACGTGTCTCGTCCCCCTGTTGAATCAAAAACGGGGCATGCCGGGGCCTTCGATGACAAGCGTATTGAAATGTGAACATAAGTATTGGAGCCGATTGGAGCAACGCCAGGTGCTTACTGATATTCCGGAATTTTGCGCGGTCAATCCTTTTGAGCCCGATGCCCAATCGCAGGTGACCCTGGCCTATCCCTTCTGGATTAAGCCCGTTAAAGCGTTTGCCTCGCAGTTAGGCTATCGCATTCATGATGACCGGGAATTTCAGGAAAAGGTGGAGATCATTCGCCAGGGAATTCACAAATTTGCCAAACCGTTTAATTTCTTTCTTAATCACATCACGCTTCCACCATCAGTGGCGGGTATTGGAGGCGACTACTGTATCGCCGAAGCCCTGGTGTCAGGACGGCAATGTACCTTGGAGGGCTATGTCTATAAAAACCAGGTCGAGGTCTATGGGGTGATTGATTCTATTAGAGAGAGCAACCGATCCACGTTTAGCAGATATCAATATCCGTCGCATTTGCCGCAAGAGGTGCAAACACGAATGAAGGCTGCGGCGCAGGCGATCATGCTTCATCTCGGCTATGACCAGGCACCCTTTAATATGGAATTTTTTTACGACGAATCGAACGACCGCCTGTGGCTACTGGAAATCAATCCCCGTATTTCCCAATCGCATTGCGAAATTTTTCGCAAAGTGGACGGAGCCTCCCATTTCGAAGTCATGATCGATCTGGCTCTTGGCAAGAAGCCCGAATTTCCGCACCGGCAAGGGGAGTTCGGCTGTGCGGCAAAAATTTTTCTCCGCAAACATGAAGATGCCGTCGTGAAGCGAGTGCCGAATGATGAGCAGATCACGCGATTGAATGAACAATTTCCGGACGCTCTCGTGAATATTCATGTCAAAGAAGGCATGCGACTCTCCGAATTGACTAATCAGGAAAGTTACAGTTATGAATTGGGGTATATCTTTTTGGGAGCCAAAAATGAACAGGACCTGCTGGAGAAGTACCACCAATGCCTGGACTATTTACCCTTCGAATATTCTTCTTAG
- a CDS encoding OmpA family protein codes for MNVKISQPTTPQHHTETQAPATEAGPSDTKEIIYLASGLLILVLGIGGLLMYSEETPLPATASQGMDKAQMASAFTSSSERQPASDEPLALSQALAEEPVTNTIIPITGMAVSQPLEETDVYFGFNESTLSDEAKDRLQTRMENRPEGWSGTLRIVGHTDAQGPDAYNRALGLKRAQSVKAFLMSLGVAENDVQVDTLGKDGSICQEETPECFEQNRRAHVALLPASTPEGEYLHLSMTPADTESPAGEELVLTTDESPIVSSDSEVSFQEDVQEESVSSDPLLTVESLP; via the coding sequence ATGAACGTGAAAATTTCTCAGCCAACCACACCACAGCATCACACGGAGACCCAAGCCCCTGCGACCGAAGCCGGTCCATCGGACACCAAAGAGATTATCTACCTCGCCTCCGGGTTACTCATCCTGGTCTTGGGGATAGGCGGCCTCTTGATGTATTCCGAGGAAACGCCCCTGCCTGCAACCGCTTCCCAGGGAATGGATAAGGCGCAAATGGCGAGTGCATTTACCTCTTCTTCCGAACGCCAACCCGCTTCTGACGAACCCCTGGCATTGAGCCAGGCCTTGGCTGAAGAGCCAGTGACCAATACGATCATCCCGATCACCGGAATGGCTGTGAGCCAACCACTGGAGGAAACAGATGTCTATTTTGGGTTTAACGAGTCGACCTTGTCCGATGAGGCAAAGGACAGACTTCAAACCCGAATGGAGAACAGGCCGGAGGGATGGAGCGGCACCCTCCGCATCGTGGGCCATACCGATGCTCAGGGGCCGGATGCCTACAACCGTGCCTTGGGGCTCAAGCGAGCCCAGTCTGTCAAAGCCTTTTTGATGTCTCTTGGCGTGGCTGAGAATGACGTCCAGGTAGACACGTTGGGGAAAGACGGATCGATCTGTCAGGAAGAAACGCCGGAATGTTTTGAACAAAACCGGCGGGCACATGTCGCCTTGCTTCCCGCTTCCACACCAGAAGGAGAATACCTCCACCTGTCGATGACTCCTGCCGACACTGAAAGCCCGGCCGGTGAAGAACTCGTTCTGACCACTGACGAATCACCCATCGTCTCTTCGGACTCTGAAGTCTCCTTCCAGGAGGACGTTCAAGAGGAATCGGTCTCTTCCGATCCACTCCTCACTGTCGAATCCCTTCCGTAA
- a CDS encoding BrnT family toxin, which translates to MIDWTPIIGFDWDEGNARKSADKHDVSQPEAEQAFLNRPLLVSPDTLHSQREPRYHALGTTDNKRQLHLTFTVRSSTAGMLIRIISARDMHRKERAKYEQTKKNS; encoded by the coding sequence ATGATTGACTGGACGCCAATAATCGGTTTTGACTGGGATGAGGGCAATGCTCGCAAGAGTGCCGATAAGCATGATGTCAGTCAGCCTGAGGCTGAGCAAGCATTTCTTAACCGGCCTTTGTTGGTATCGCCTGATACACTGCACAGCCAACGAGAGCCGCGCTATCATGCGCTAGGGACAACCGACAACAAGCGGCAGCTTCACCTGACCTTTACTGTACGGTCTAGTACTGCCGGTATGTTAATTCGGATCATTTCAGCCCGTGATATGCACCGCAAAGAGAGGGCCAAATATGAACAAACGAAAAAAAATTCCTGA
- a CDS encoding marine proteobacterial sortase target protein — MNYWKQILLPLAFWLTGSVVDCLSLPPVSAQPPEPDVTTPSQQAGPDIPHGLSIRPMSGGPFLPAPTVSTHVTTTISALIVRTNVSQTFYNPSSEWAEGIYVFPLPDQAAVDHLRMRIGERVIEGIIQERAEAKNTFEQAKRKGQRASLLEQERSNVFTASVANLAPGEPIIVDIEYQDTVRYDQGRFSLRFPMVVGPRYIPGTPLSMVEAQSQTTGVGWAVNTDQVPDASRITPPVQHPGEGPLNPLTLQIDLAPGFLLDRVESPTHPIQVDTHSNGRTHITLADPSTFADRDFELAWTPHASHEAQTQLFLEEHGGDTYGLMFFLPPQLIETGPGDMPREVLFVIDTSGSMAGTSLVQAKAALKQAVSRLTPTDRFNIIQFNSITKQLFPLAVPADTRAIQRALSYVRSLQAEGGTEMLPAVVQALSHQKEEQLSLRQVIFITDGLIGNEKELFATLHRLLGQTRLFTVGIGSAPNGHFMRKAAQHGRGTFTYIGTTQEVQDKMHRLFVKLEQPAFLNLELEGSTDGAWDLLPVPLPDVYAGEPLMAAFRTTTTPAHLTISGTHGTVPWKRVLPFAAGLSRSGIAVHWARQKISQLMGQQASSPQPDQSEPQTELRQAVIDVATRHHLVSRYTSLVAVETTPARSEHRPLHSHAMKANLPHGMQYEAIFGWPQTATPSTLYLLVGIFMVWVGWLWTRQQAARM, encoded by the coding sequence ATGAATTACTGGAAGCAAATTCTTCTGCCTCTTGCATTTTGGCTCACCGGCAGTGTGGTGGATTGCCTGAGTCTTCCTCCCGTGTCCGCTCAACCACCGGAACCTGACGTTACTACACCCTCTCAACAGGCCGGACCGGACATACCTCATGGCTTGTCGATTCGCCCCATGTCGGGAGGACCCTTTCTCCCCGCCCCCACCGTCTCCACCCATGTCACCACGACCATCAGCGCGCTGATCGTTCGCACCAACGTCTCACAAACCTTTTACAATCCCAGCTCAGAATGGGCTGAGGGCATCTATGTCTTTCCGTTACCCGACCAGGCGGCCGTCGATCACCTGCGCATGCGGATCGGCGAGCGGGTGATTGAAGGAATCATTCAAGAACGGGCCGAAGCCAAGAACACATTTGAACAGGCCAAGCGCAAGGGACAGCGCGCCAGTCTCCTGGAGCAGGAACGATCCAATGTGTTTACCGCGTCCGTCGCGAATCTTGCGCCGGGTGAACCCATCATCGTGGACATTGAATATCAGGATACGGTCCGGTACGACCAGGGCCGATTTTCTCTCCGATTTCCGATGGTGGTCGGGCCACGCTATATTCCCGGCACTCCCCTGTCGATGGTCGAAGCGCAATCCCAGACGACCGGCGTGGGATGGGCCGTCAATACCGATCAGGTTCCCGATGCATCACGGATCACGCCGCCGGTACAACATCCCGGCGAAGGCCCCCTCAATCCCCTCACCTTGCAGATCGATCTGGCACCCGGCTTTCTTCTTGATCGCGTGGAGTCCCCCACTCACCCCATTCAGGTTGACACCCATTCCAACGGACGCACGCACATCACGCTGGCCGACCCTTCCACCTTTGCCGATCGCGACTTCGAATTGGCCTGGACTCCGCACGCTTCCCATGAAGCCCAAACACAACTGTTTCTAGAAGAACACGGCGGCGACACCTACGGTCTGATGTTTTTCCTGCCGCCACAACTCATCGAAACCGGGCCGGGTGATATGCCGCGTGAAGTCCTCTTTGTGATCGACACGTCAGGATCCATGGCCGGCACATCCCTCGTGCAAGCCAAAGCCGCACTGAAACAGGCCGTGTCCCGGCTGACTCCCACGGACCGATTCAACATCATTCAGTTCAATTCCATCACGAAACAGTTATTTCCATTGGCCGTGCCGGCTGACACCCGCGCAATTCAACGCGCGCTTTCGTATGTGAGAAGCCTTCAAGCTGAGGGCGGGACGGAAATGCTTCCGGCTGTGGTTCAAGCATTGTCTCATCAAAAAGAAGAACAGCTCTCTCTCAGGCAGGTGATCTTTATCACCGACGGGTTGATCGGCAATGAGAAGGAACTCTTCGCAACCCTTCACCGCCTGCTCGGCCAGACCCGCTTGTTTACTGTGGGTATCGGCTCGGCTCCCAACGGACATTTCATGCGAAAGGCCGCTCAACACGGCCGGGGCACCTTTACCTACATCGGCACCACGCAAGAGGTGCAAGACAAGATGCATCGCCTGTTTGTCAAACTCGAACAACCCGCCTTTCTCAATCTTGAACTGGAAGGTTCCACCGATGGGGCATGGGATCTCCTTCCGGTTCCACTGCCTGATGTGTATGCGGGCGAACCGCTGATGGCAGCGTTTCGAACAACAACCACTCCCGCCCATCTGACAATTTCCGGGACGCACGGAACCGTTCCATGGAAAAGGGTCCTGCCGTTCGCAGCCGGGCTCTCCCGGTCGGGCATTGCGGTCCATTGGGCCAGGCAGAAAATTTCCCAACTCATGGGTCAACAGGCCTCATCACCCCAACCTGATCAATCCGAACCGCAAACGGAACTCCGACAGGCTGTCATCGACGTGGCCACTAGACATCATCTGGTCAGTCGCTACACCAGTCTGGTGGCCGTAGAAACCACCCCTGCTCGTTCTGAACATCGCCCTCTCCACTCCCATGCCATGAAAGCTAACCTTCCGCATGGCATGCAATACGAGGCCATCTTTGGCTGGCCGCAAACCGCCACACCGTCCACGCTCTATCTCCTGGTAGGAATTTTCATGGTTTGGGTGGGATGGTTATGGACGCGACAACAAGCCGCACGAATGTGA
- a CDS encoding BrnA antitoxin family protein has translation MNKRKKIPEFKSEAEERAFWESHDSSEYIEWDKAQAASFPNLKLSTKTISLRLPEGLLDRIKIEANKRDVPYQSLIKTWLSEDVKTR, from the coding sequence ATGAACAAACGAAAAAAAATTCCTGAGTTCAAAAGTGAAGCTGAAGAACGTGCGTTCTGGGAAAGTCATGACTCCAGCGAGTATATAGAATGGGATAAGGCTCAGGCTGCCTCTTTCCCAAATCTGAAGCTGTCAACAAAAACCATCTCGCTCCGGCTTCCAGAGGGACTGCTGGATCGTATAAAAATTGAGGCTAACAAACGCGATGTACCGTATCAATCCCTTATCAAAACCTGGCTGTCGGAAGATGTTAAAACCCGCTAA
- a CDS encoding gamma-glutamylcyclotransferase family protein, translating into MSESLLYYLAYGSNLHPVRLRERVPSAELLDVVELKHYRLAFQKRGQDGSSKCNMARTGEASDGVYGAIYQIDSTHKSILDRFEGNGYHDSQLTVEFHGQEYSCLTYLAQPSYIQNSLKPFHWYKELIVLGARHLRFPDAYVRSIESIESVDDPDEERQIQHQSLIARILQYSSS; encoded by the coding sequence ATGAGTGAGAGTTTGCTTTATTATTTGGCCTATGGTTCCAACCTCCACCCTGTCCGGTTACGGGAACGCGTGCCGTCTGCCGAACTGCTTGATGTGGTTGAGTTGAAACACTATCGACTGGCTTTTCAGAAAAGGGGGCAGGACGGGTCGAGTAAGTGCAATATGGCTCGCACGGGAGAAGCATCGGATGGAGTGTATGGGGCCATCTATCAAATTGATTCAACCCATAAATCTATCCTCGACCGTTTCGAAGGGAATGGATATCATGATAGCCAACTAACGGTTGAATTCCATGGGCAAGAGTACTCCTGCCTGACATACCTGGCTCAGCCATCGTACATTCAGAATAGCCTGAAGCCCTTTCATTGGTATAAGGAACTGATTGTTCTAGGCGCCAGGCATTTACGGTTTCCCGATGCCTATGTTCGCTCCATCGAATCGATTGAATCGGTGGACGATCCGGACGAGGAAAGACAGATTCAGCATCAAAGTTTAATCGCCCGAATCCTCCAATACTCCAGCTCATAA
- a CDS encoding pyridoxamine 5'-phosphate oxidase family protein, giving the protein MAVQFPELSDELRQFIGEQKVFFVATAVPDGRINLSPKGQDSLRVLNSREILWMNLTGSGNETAAHLAEFNRITMMWCAFEGPPRILRVYGTAQVFHPRDARWEEFSTQLPSTIGTRQYFLVAIDLVQTSCGYAVPFMNYIEDRRVLSTWAEKKGEEGIWEHWQKKNQLSIDGKPTGILGS; this is encoded by the coding sequence GTGGCGGTTCAATTTCCAGAGCTGAGTGATGAGTTACGCCAATTTATTGGTGAACAAAAGGTATTTTTTGTGGCCACGGCTGTGCCGGATGGAAGAATCAATCTCTCCCCGAAGGGCCAGGATTCACTTCGTGTGCTTAACTCTCGCGAGATACTCTGGATGAACTTGACCGGGAGCGGGAACGAAACGGCAGCCCATCTGGCCGAATTCAACCGAATCACCATGATGTGGTGTGCCTTTGAAGGGCCGCCACGAATCCTGCGCGTCTATGGGACGGCCCAGGTCTTTCATCCGAGGGATGCTCGTTGGGAGGAGTTTTCGACTCAATTGCCTTCCACCATAGGAACGCGACAATACTTTTTGGTGGCTATTGATTTAGTCCAAACCTCCTGCGGGTATGCCGTGCCTTTTATGAACTATATTGAGGACCGTCGTGTGCTTTCAACGTGGGCGGAGAAGAAGGGGGAGGAAGGAATTTGGGAGCATTGGCAAAAGAAGAATCAGCTCAGTATCGACGGGAAACCGACAGGGATTCTTGGATCGTAG
- a CDS encoding addiction module protein, whose amino-acid sequence MNASIKSLGIDRLPLEERLALVEEIWDSIAADSAAVPLTEAQRAELQKRIEEDDTHPDDLTSWEQVKASTLSRLGK is encoded by the coding sequence ATGAACGCTTCGATCAAATCTCTGGGTATTGACCGTCTCCCTCTTGAGGAGCGACTTGCCCTGGTGGAGGAAATTTGGGATAGCATTGCGGCTGATAGCGCGGCCGTCCCACTCACCGAGGCGCAACGCGCTGAGCTTCAGAAGAGAATCGAAGAGGATGATACTCATCCGGACGATTTGACATCGTGGGAGCAGGTTAAAGCTTCCACTCTCTCCCGCCTCGGAAAATGA
- a CDS encoding hemerythrin domain-containing protein, with the protein MNIYERLTQDHEKHRQLAKEIMGTTGDSADRRSLWDQFKPETVAHANAEEQSFYATLLGKPDAQEKARHSVSEHKKTDDAIKELDEMDMGTGGWIQKFEKLKNELDHHMDEEENEVFQKAKQVIDAGKADQLADDFEKRKRQELAG; encoded by the coding sequence ATGAATATCTACGAACGTCTGACCCAAGACCATGAGAAGCACCGTCAATTGGCCAAGGAAATCATGGGCACAACCGGCGACAGCGCTGACCGACGCTCACTATGGGATCAATTCAAGCCTGAAACTGTCGCCCACGCCAACGCGGAAGAGCAGTCCTTCTATGCTACGCTGCTCGGAAAGCCGGATGCGCAGGAAAAAGCCCGCCACAGTGTGAGCGAGCACAAAAAGACCGACGATGCCATCAAAGAACTGGACGAGATGGATATGGGCACAGGTGGCTGGATTCAGAAATTTGAAAAGCTTAAGAATGAACTAGACCATCATATGGATGAAGAAGAAAACGAGGTATTTCAAAAAGCGAAACAAGTGATAGATGCCGGGAAAGCTGACCAGCTTGCGGATGATTTCGAGAAGCGCAAAAGGCAAGAGCTGGCCGGATAG
- a CDS encoding type II toxin-antitoxin system RelE/ParE family toxin, translating into MNLQAFFRRAARLEYDEAAVWYETQKPGLGGEFVSEIERALLQACEMPQRFPKMFQEVRCIRVRRFPYSIFFRLRDDRLIVLAVFHARRNPMVWRERI; encoded by the coding sequence ATGAATTTGCAGGCGTTTTTCCGAAGAGCTGCTCGTCTTGAGTATGACGAAGCGGCCGTTTGGTATGAAACTCAGAAACCCGGACTGGGTGGAGAGTTCGTGTCAGAAATCGAAAGGGCGCTGTTGCAAGCCTGTGAAATGCCACAACGGTTTCCGAAGATGTTTCAGGAGGTGCGTTGCATACGGGTGCGACGATTTCCGTACTCAATCTTCTTCCGTCTCCGAGACGATCGGCTCATCGTGTTAGCGGTATTTCACGCTAGGCGTAATCCCATGGTGTGGCGTGAGCGGATATAA